The following are encoded in a window of Sminthopsis crassicaudata isolate SCR6 chromosome 5, ASM4859323v1, whole genome shotgun sequence genomic DNA:
- the LOC141542775 gene encoding olfactory receptor 6C2-like, producing MRNYTGITLFILRGLTDDPQLKILLLTFLFLSYILSVTGNLIIIILTLIDQHLKTPMYFFLRNFSFLELSFTTACIPRFLYNMSTGDYTVTYNGCFTQLFFGMLFGASEFFLLAAMSYDRYVAICKPLHYAAIINNRVCKQLLLSCWVSGSMIIIPIVSFGLQLEFCDSNIIDHFVCDISPLLEITCSDTQFIERMVLALAVFTLIIPLVLVVLSYAYIIRTILRFPSAKQRKKAFSTCSSHMIVVSMTYGSCIFIYIKPSEREGVAMNKVVLVLATSVAPVMNPFIYTLRNKQVIKAFRDALQKIVLISKL from the coding sequence ATGAGAAACTATACAGGGATAACATTGTTCATTCTCCGGGGATTGACAGATGACCCACAGCTGAAGATTCTGCTTTTgacctttctgtttctgtcttacATCCTGAGTGTAACTGGGAACTtgatcatcatcatcctcacttTAATAGATCAGCACCTTAAAACCcctatgtattttttcctcaGGAACTTTTCTTTCTTAGAATTGTCATTCACAACTGCCTGTATACCCCGATTCCTGTACAACATGTCAACTGGAGACTATACTGTGACCTATAATGGATGTTTCACTCAGTTATTTTTTGGAATGCTCTTTGGGGCCTCAGAGTTTTTTCTCTTGGCTGCCATGTCTTATGACCGCTATGTGGCTATCTGCAAACCCCTGCACTATGCAGCCATCATAAACAACAGAGTCTGTAAACAGCTCCTTCTGAGTTGTTGGGTATCTGGGTCGATGATTATCATTCCAATAGTTAGTTTTGGTCTTCAGCTAGAATTCTGTGACTCCAATATCATTGACCATTTTGTCTGTGATATATCACCATTGCTGGAGATCACATGCTCTGATACACAGTTCATAGAAAGAATGGTATTAGCCCTTGCTGTGTTCACACTCATCATCCCCTTAGTGTTAGTGGTTCTATCTTATGCATATATCATTAGGACTATTCTGAGATTCCCTTCAgctaagcaaaggaaaaaagccTTTTCCACTTGTTCCTCCCACATGATTGTTGTCTCCATGACTTATGGAAGCTGCATCTTCATCTATATCAAACCTTCTGAAAGAGAAGGAGTGGCTATGAATAAAGTAGTGTTAGTACTTGCAACCTCAGTAGCACCTGTAATGAACCCTTTCATTTATACCCTGAGGAATAAACAAGTGATTAAAGCTTTTAGAGATGCACTGCAAAAGATTGTATTGATTTCAAAGTTATAA